AAGACCAGCACCGGCCACCCCGTGAGCGAACCGCCGGCGCCCAGCTGGACCGGCACCGTCGTGCCGTAGGCGTCGGGGATGCGGCTCACGAAGCCGGCGTCGACGAAGCCGATGAGTGCGATGAACAGGCCGATCCCGACCGAGATCGCGACCTTGAGCTGGGTCGGGACCGCGTGGAAGACCGCGGTGCGGAAGCCGGTCAGCACCAGGACCAGGATGGCGATGCCCTCGAGCACCACCAGACCCATGGCGTCGGCCCACGTCGACTGGGTGGCGATCGCCACGGCGACGAAGGCGTTGAGGCCCAGGCCGGTGGCCAGCGCGAGCGGGAAGTTCGCCACCGCGCCCATCAGGATCGTCAGCACACCCGCGACCAGCGCCGTACCGGCGGCGATCGCGGCGAGGTTGGAGCCGTCCCCGGGGCCGCCGGCGAGGTAGTTGCCCTCGGAGTCCGCCACGAACCCGAGGATGAGCGGGTTGAGGACCACGATGTAGGCCATGGTGAGGAACGTGACGAGACCACCGCGCACCTCCCGGCCGACGGTCGAGCCGCGCTCGGTGATCTGGAAGTAGCGGTCGATGCCGGAGCGAGCAGGCGCTGTCTGGGTGGTCACGAGCGCAGAGCATCCCAGATCGCCGGCGCGGCCGCTCCACGAGGTCCGCGATGGGCGGCCGACCGCGGCGTCGACTAGCGTGCAGGGGTGGACCTGCGCGACGAGCAGCCGACCCAGCACGAGATCGGCAACCGCACCTTCCTGGTGGCCGATGTCGAGCCCCTCGACGTCGACGGTGTGCGAACGGTCGAGGTCGGCACCGCGCTGTGGCTGCTGGGCTTCCTGGCGCTGCTGCCGTTCTACGGCGAGCTGTCCGCGCAGGGCCGGACCTGGTGGCTGTGGACGGCGCTGACCGGCTTCGGGCTCGGCCTGCTCGGTCTGGAGTACTGCCGTCGCCGCCGCCAGGTGCGCGACACCCTCACCACCGAGCCCGACGACCCCGCCGACCCGGCCGACCCGGCCGACCCGGCCCAGGTCAGGAACGACGAGCGAGGCGCGTCGTGACCGGGCTCCCCCCGACCCGCTGGGCCCTGGCCGGACCCGACCGGACCGCGGGGTTCGGCCGCAAGTTCGCCGACCTGGTGGCCTCGGGCGAGGACGTCGACGGCGAGGCCCGTCTGGCCGACACCCTGCTCCCCCGCTCGGGGCGGGTGCTCGACGTGGGCTCGGGGATGGGCCGGGTCGCTGCGGCACTCGTGTCCCGTGGCCACCAGGTGGTCGCGGTCGAGCCCGACCCTGCGCTCGTCGCCCAGTCCCGCCGGACGTTCCCCGAGGTCGACGTCATCGAGGCCGACGCCCTGGCGCTCGACGACGACCTGCTCGGCGAGCGCGCCCGCGTCTTCGACCTCGTCGTGTGCGTCGGCAACGTGGTGGTCTTCCTCGCCGAGGGGACCGAGCGGCGGCTGCTGACGCTGCTGCGGGACCGGTTGGCCCCGGGAGGACGGGTCCTCGTCGGCTTCCACCTCACCGGCGGGCCGGCAGACGCGCGCGACTACCCGCCCGGCGAGTTCGTCACCGACGTCGAGGCCGCCGGTCTGCGCGTGGACCAGCGCTTCGGGTCCTACGAGCTGCACCCCGCCGGCGACGAGTACGCCGTGTGGGTGCTCTCGGCGGCCGACGCGCACGCGCCGACGACCGAGTTCGGCCACCCCGTCCGGGACTGAGCCGCCCGCCGGGGGTCAGCCGCGTGCGTGCAACGGGTCCAGGGTGAGGCTGTCGTAGACGTGCTCGGGCATCGGCTGCGGCTCGTGCTTCTTGGCCAGCGCCACCTCGGAGTGGGCGCCGCACCCGTGGCCGAAGGCCACCACGCGACCGTCGTCGTTGGCGTCGCCGTTCGCGCAGACCCCGAAGGTCTGGGCCAGCGGGCCGGCCAGGCGCACCAGGAAGCCGCACGAGTGGCAGGACTGCGGGACCGAGCGGGCCAGCGCGGACTCCGGGCCCTGCTCGCCGTCGTACCAGCGCTGGGCGGCCAGGTCGCGACCCTCGGGTGAGAGGGTGCGCACCCGGCCCAGCCCCAGGTCCTGCGCCACGGCGCGGATCTGGGCCTTGTCGTCGGTGTCGAGCGGGTCGTCGCCGAAGGAGTAGGTCGGCACCAGGCGCGGGTCGTCGTCGTCGACCGGGAGCAGGTCGCCCGGGGACATGTCGCCCGGCTGCATCCGCTCGCGGTAGGGCACCCACGCGGGAGCCACGATCGCCTCGTCCCCCGGGATCAGCACGACCTCGTCGACGGTCACGTGCTTCTGGCGCGGGGCGCGGGCCACGGTCACCGACCAGCGCCACCCCAGGTATCCGGCGCGCTCGCAGGCGAAGAGGTGCGTGACGACGCGCTCGGCCTCGACGACGTGGCCGAGGTGCCCACCGATGTCGGCGGCACCGACGTCGGAGACGAGGACCTCGCGGGCTGTCTCGACAGCGGCGACGGCGACGGCATCGGGCTTGACCCGGGTCATGGTGCTCACGACGCGCCATCATGCCTCCCCGGCGCCCCGGGCGGCCACACGACCCCCGTCCCGCGCCCGGGCCCGTGCGCTGACCCGGTGTGCTGCGGGGCCGGGGGTGCACCACCAGGCAGGATGGGCCCATGACGTCGCAGCGCCCCGGACCCGGTGCCCCCGGACCTCCTGGGCCGGAGACCTCCGGTGAGCGCGCCCGGGCCGTGGGGCGGGGACTGGGCACCGGCGCCAAGGTGGGCGCGCGCGGCGCGGCCGTGGCAGCGCGGGCCACCACCCGGGCCACGGCCCGGGCCGGCCGCTACGTCGGACGCCAGGCGCACCGCGCCGCCAATGCCGAGGGGGCCGACCGCTCGGGGCTGAACCGCCTCTTCTACCTGCACTTCTTCAACACCGCCGGCGACGCGGCCGTCGCGATCTCGTTGGCCGGCAGCCTCTTCTTCACGGTCCCGTCCGGGGAGGCGCGCGGCCAGGTCGCGCTGTTCCTGGGCCTGACGATGCTGCCGTTCGCGATCGTGGCCCCGCTGATCGGGCCGTTCCTCGACCGCTTCAGCCACGGCCGCCGCTGGGCGATCGGCGCGACGATGGCGATGCGTGCCTTCCTCTGCTGGGGACTGGCCGGAGCCGTGACCGGGGAGTCGGCGTGGCTCTTCGCCGCGGCGCTCGGAGTGCTGGTCTCGTCCAAGGCGTACGGCGTCACCCGGGCGGCCGCCGTACCGCGGCTGCTGCCGCCGGGGACCACGCTGGTCAAGGCCAACGGACGGGTCTCGCTGGCCGGCATCCTCGGGGCCACCATCTCGGCCCCGCTCGCCGCCCTCGCCTCTCTCGTCGGTCCGGAGTGGTCGCTGCGCTACGCGTTCGTGCTCTTCGTCGTGGCCACCGTCTTCGCCATCCGGCTGCCCGAACGGGTCGACTCCTCCGTGGGCGAGGAGATGCTGGTGCTGATGGCTCCCGGCGGCACCTCGACCCCGGCACCGCCCATGTCCGGTACGTCGGGTGCCCGACCGCGCACCCGCATCCCCACCACCGTGGCCTTCGCCCTGCGGGCGAACTGCGGGCCGCGCTGGCTGAGCGGGTTCCTGCTCATGTTCATGGCGTTCCTGTTGCGTGACAACCCGCCGGAGACGGGGCTGCGCGCAGAGGTGCTGATCGGCCTCGTGGTGGCGGCCGCGGGCATCGGCAACGCCGGTGGCGTCGCCGTCGCCTCGCTGCTGCACCGGCTCCACCCCGCCCCGACGGTCGTCCTGGTGCTCGTGCTGGACGCCGTGGCCGCGCTGGTGGCCACGCTCTTCTACGGCGTGCTGCCGCTGGTGCTGCTGGGGCTGAGCGCGGGGCTGGCCCAGTCGCTGGCGAAGTTCTGCCTCGACGCCACCATCCAGAGCGACGTGCCGACCCAGGTGCAGGCCAGCGCCTTCGCCCGCAGCGACACCACGCTGCAGCTGGCCTGGGTCGTGGGCGGCTTCGTGGGCATCGCCCTGCCTCTCGACCCGGCCCGGCTCGGGCTGGGGGTGGCCTTCGCCGTGCTCAGCGCCTGGACCGTCTTCGTGCTGGCCGGCCGCGCCAAGCAGTTCCCCGGCGAGGTGCCGGTCACCGGCTGAGGGGCGCCCCGGTGCGGTCGGCTCAGCGCTCGAGCTCGTCGGCCAGGGCCCGGAGCAGCTTGGCGGTGGGCGCCACGGTGCCGGCGTCGGGGTGCCGCCCGTGCCGGTAGTTCTCGCTGAGCCCGTCGAGGAGGCCGATGAGGTCCTCGACGATCGGAGCCATGTCGTCGGGCTTCTTGCGCCGCGCCGCCTGCTTGTTGCGGCTGACCGAGGCGGGCTGGTCGAGCACCTGCACCTGGAGGGCCTGGTCGCCCCGGCGACCCTGCGCGATCCCGAACTCGACGCGGGTGCCGGCCTTGAGGGTGGTGACACCCTCGGGCAGCGCCTCGGCGCGCACGTGCACGTCCGGGCCGTCCTCCTGCGACAGGAAGCCGAAACCCTTGTCGGCGTCGAACCACTTCACCTTGCCCCTGGGCACAGCAGCATCCTCGGTCTCGTTGCTCGCTTGCGTCGCGCGGTCTCTCGCGCGGCCCGACCGGGCGGTCGGGGCAGGCCAGGATAGGCAGGCTGTCGAAGCGGTGGGCCACCGGTTCGGGTTCGGCCCGGTGCCCGGCTCAGCGCGGCAGCAGGTCGGGGGCCAGGGTCGCCACGCCGACCACGAGCCCCGCGAGGTTGGCCACGAGCAGCACCAGCACCCACACGAGTGCCGGGACGCGGGTCAACCGGGCGAGCTGGTCGGGGTCGGAGCCGCGCCGGGCCCGGGCTCCGCGGGCCCCCAGCTCCAGCAACGGACGGGGCGCGGCGAGCAGCAGCAGCCAGGCCACGAGGTAGGCCAGGACGGACTGGAGGGCCGGGTCGGCCCACCAGGTCACCGCGCCGACGCCGGCACCGGCGAGGACCAGCACCACGACGCCGTACACGTTGCGGACCAGGAGCAGCAGCGCCGCGAGCAGGGCGACCACAAGCCACAGCAGCGCCAGGCTGCGCCCGTCGGCGAGCAGCAGCGCGGCACCGAGGCCCACCACGGCCGGCGCCAGGTAGCCCGCGGCCAGCATCACCACCATGCCCGGCCCGCGCGGACGGCCCCGGGAGAGGGTGACGCCCGAGGTGTCCGAGTGCAGGCGGATGCCCTGGAGGCGCCGCCCGACCAGCACGGCCACGACGGCGTGCCCGGCCTCGTGGACGACGGTGACGCCCAGGCGTACCCGCGGCCAGGTGACCGGGAGCCACACCAGGGCGAGGGCGGCCGCGCCGGTGAGCAGCACGAACGACGCCTCGGGCACGGGCTGGCGCGAAGTCGCCTCGTCCCACAGGCGGGCGGCCACCTCCTGCGGCGCGGTCACCGCCAGCGCTCGGGCTCGGTCAGCAGCTCGTTCATCGACCCGGACCGGAACCCGCGCCGCGACACCTCGGCCACGGCGAACCCCGCGCCGCGCACCGCGGCGCACACGTCGTAGACCAGGGCGCCCGGCTCGGCCAGCCGTCCCGCCAGCAGCGCGGCGTCGACCTCGACCGAGGCGACCTCGCGGCCCTCGCGGACCCCGAGGTCGCGCACCCGCAGGTCGCGCACCGGCACGCCGGCCGCGGCGAGCACCTCGCGCACGGCTGCCTCGGCCCGCTCCACCCGGGCCAGCCGGTGCGGGCTGACCTCGATGCCGTAGGCGATGCGCGAGGACAGGCAGGCGGCGGCGGGCTTGTCCCAGGTGGGCAGTCCCCAGCGCCGCGACGCCTCACGCACCTGCGCCTTGGTCAGGCCCGCGTCGGCCAGCGGGGTGAGCGCGCCGCGCTCGGCGGCCGCGCGGATGCCGGGGCGGAAGCCGGCCACGACGTCGTCGGCGTTGGTGCCGGTGGCCACGTGCGCGATCCGGTGCTGCGCGGCGAGCGGGACCAGGGTCTCGAGCAGCTCGGCCTTGCAGAAGAAGCACCGGTCACCGGCGTTGGCGCGGTAGCCCTCGCGCTCCATCTCCTGGGTGCGCGGGGTGAGCACCCGGACCCCGAGCTCGTCCGCCAGCTGCCGGGCCGGGCCCCGCTCGGAGCGGGGCAACGCATCCGAGTAGCCGGTCGCCGCGACGACCCGCCCCGGGCCGAGCGCACGCACCGCCGCCGCGAGCAGGAACGCGCTGTCGGCCCCACCGCTGTAGGCCACCAGCAGCGAGCCGCGTCGTCCCAGGTCCGCCGCCAGCGCGGCGAGTCGCTGGTCGAGGAGGTGCTCCTCGAGCCAGACGGGGAACGCGGAGAGGTCGTCGAGGACCACGTGGGTGCCTGCGGCCAGCAGCTCCTCGCGGGTGCATCCGCCGCTGAG
This Nocardioides dokdonensis FR1436 DNA region includes the following protein-coding sequences:
- a CDS encoding DUF3027 domain-containing protein, yielding MTRVKPDAVAVAAVETAREVLVSDVGAADIGGHLGHVVEAERVVTHLFACERAGYLGWRWSVTVARAPRQKHVTVDEVVLIPGDEAIVAPAWVPYRERMQPGDMSPGDLLPVDDDDPRLVPTYSFGDDPLDTDDKAQIRAVAQDLGLGRVRTLSPEGRDLAAQRWYDGEQGPESALARSVPQSCHSCGFLVRLAGPLAQTFGVCANGDANDDGRVVAFGHGCGAHSEVALAKKHEPQPMPEHVYDSLTLDPLHARG
- a CDS encoding DUF2530 domain-containing protein, whose amino-acid sequence is MDLRDEQPTQHEIGNRTFLVADVEPLDVDGVRTVEVGTALWLLGFLALLPFYGELSAQGRTWWLWTALTGFGLGLLGLEYCRRRRQVRDTLTTEPDDPADPADPADPAQVRNDERGAS
- a CDS encoding HAD hydrolase-like protein translates to MPVATPALPLVVGFDLDMTLIDSRPGIGAVLEVLATELGVRLPVAELTARLGPPLDQMLAPHLPAHTLTAAVDRFREIYPSRAVAAATVLDGAHEAVAAVRAHRGRVLVVTGKFAPNARLHLEHAGLDPDHLEGGVWGVGKADVLLRQGASVYVGDHVHDVEGALAAGATSVSVLSGGCTREELLAAGTHVVLDDLSAFPVWLEEHLLDQRLAALAADLGRRGSLLVAYSGGADSAFLLAAAVRALGPGRVVAATGYSDALPRSERGPARQLADELGVRVLTPRTQEMEREGYRANAGDRCFFCKAELLETLVPLAAQHRIAHVATGTNADDVVAGFRPGIRAAAERGALTPLADAGLTKAQVREASRRWGLPTWDKPAAACLSSRIAYGIEVSPHRLARVERAEAAVREVLAAAGVPVRDLRVRDLGVREGREVASVEVDAALLAGRLAEPGALVYDVCAAVRGAGFAVAEVSRRGFRSGSMNELLTEPERWR
- a CDS encoding class I SAM-dependent methyltransferase, whose translation is MTGLPPTRWALAGPDRTAGFGRKFADLVASGEDVDGEARLADTLLPRSGRVLDVGSGMGRVAAALVSRGHQVVAVEPDPALVAQSRRTFPEVDVIEADALALDDDLLGERARVFDLVVCVGNVVVFLAEGTERRLLTLLRDRLAPGGRVLVGFHLTGGPADARDYPPGEFVTDVEAAGLRVDQRFGSYELHPAGDEYAVWVLSAADAHAPTTEFGHPVRD
- a CDS encoding cold-shock protein, which translates into the protein MPRGKVKWFDADKGFGFLSQEDGPDVHVRAEALPEGVTTLKAGTRVEFGIAQGRRGDQALQVQVLDQPASVSRNKQAARRKKPDDMAPIVEDLIGLLDGLSENYRHGRHPDAGTVAPTAKLLRALADELER
- a CDS encoding M50 family metallopeptidase, producing MTAPQEVAARLWDEATSRQPVPEASFVLLTGAAALALVWLPVTWPRVRLGVTVVHEAGHAVVAVLVGRRLQGIRLHSDTSGVTLSRGRPRGPGMVVMLAAGYLAPAVVGLGAALLLADGRSLALLWLVVALLAALLLLVRNVYGVVVLVLAGAGVGAVTWWADPALQSVLAYLVAWLLLLAAPRPLLELGARGARARRGSDPDQLARLTRVPALVWVLVLLVANLAGLVVGVATLAPDLLPR
- a CDS encoding MFS transporter, which encodes MTSQRPGPGAPGPPGPETSGERARAVGRGLGTGAKVGARGAAVAARATTRATARAGRYVGRQAHRAANAEGADRSGLNRLFYLHFFNTAGDAAVAISLAGSLFFTVPSGEARGQVALFLGLTMLPFAIVAPLIGPFLDRFSHGRRWAIGATMAMRAFLCWGLAGAVTGESAWLFAAALGVLVSSKAYGVTRAAAVPRLLPPGTTLVKANGRVSLAGILGATISAPLAALASLVGPEWSLRYAFVLFVVATVFAIRLPERVDSSVGEEMLVLMAPGGTSTPAPPMSGTSGARPRTRIPTTVAFALRANCGPRWLSGFLLMFMAFLLRDNPPETGLRAEVLIGLVVAAAGIGNAGGVAVASLLHRLHPAPTVVLVLVLDAVAALVATLFYGVLPLVLLGLSAGLAQSLAKFCLDATIQSDVPTQVQASAFARSDTTLQLAWVVGGFVGIALPLDPARLGLGVAFAVLSAWTVFVLAGRAKQFPGEVPVTG